The sequence GTCGCTCGACGCGTTCGACCGCGGCCGGACCACCGTCCTCTACTGCAAAGGCGGCACGCGCAGCGCACAGGCCGCCCGCATGTTGCAGGAGGCCGGTTTCGACAAGGTCTGGAGCCTCAACGGCGGCATCCTCCGCTGGCGCGCGGAAATCGATCCGACGCTGCCCAACTATTGATCCGACGAACCCTGCCCGGCATCGCGCATCAGCCGCGCCGACCGCGCCATGGCATCGACCGTGGCGGCGACCGTTTTCGCCGCGGTGGAGTCGCCATGCTCCTGCATTGCCTGGAAGATGATCGACCCGATGATCGCGTAGTGGTACGCAATGCCGACCGACGACCGATCCACCCAACCGTCCTGCGTGATCAGCGCCTTGGGCGCGAGGTACACGCTGTCCCAGAGCGCCTCGGTCGTCTTCTCGTCGAAGTAGCCGCCGGAAATCCGGAAGGTGTCCGCCGTCGCCGTGATCGGCGCCGGCACGAGCTTGGTCACGAGCCCCTGCGTGAGCATGTACGGCTCCAGGCCTAACGCATCGCCGTACTCGCTCGACGAAAAATAGATGGGCCGCTCGGGATAGGTGTCGCGGATCATCCGCAGCACCACGAGCTGGTCTCGCGTCAGGTATCCGGCCGGAATGCGCGCCGTGATGTCGCCGGCCTTGAAGATCTGCGGTTCGCGCAGGGTCAGCACCGGCGGAATCGAATCCGCCTGCGCGAACGTCATGTGCAGCGGCGGGCCCGACGGCACGGGCCACGACTTGCCCCGAAAGCGCGCCGGTCCGGTGGCGGCATCGTACGGACGTATGGGACGCCGAATGATCTGCCGAACGAACCAATCGGTGCCCAGGTACGTTGCGACGGCCACGATCACATCCTGGCGCACGCCCTCGACTTCCTGCGCATACCACAGCGGGAACGTGTCGTTGTCTCCGTTGGTCACGATGATCGCGTACGGCTCGACGGAATTGAGCATGTCCACCGCCCAATCGCGCGTGAACATCTGGCCCGAGCGCGGCGCATCCCGCCAGTTGCCGACGAGCGGAATGAACGCGATCGCCAGCACGGGACACGTCGCCAGCCACGCGCGCCTGGGCAGAATCGCGGCGGCGGCCGCCTTGGCGCCGGCCACCATCGTCGCCAGCGATTCCCAGAGATACATGAGGCCCAGCGCCACCCACACGCTGTACGACGAAAAGCTCCAGAGATAGAAGTAGTCACGGTCGCGCGGCTCGCGCGCCACCGTGTTCCCGAGCTGCGGCGCCTGCGAGAAGCTGTACTTGAAATTCATGTAGTACACGAGCGCCAGCGACACCGTGAACGAGAACACGGCGAAGTACCAGAACGATTCGGGGTCGTGCTTCCAGTGCGCCCATGCGCCGGCCAGGCCTAACACCAGAAACAGCGCCGCCAATCCGTTCTGCAGGCGGTCGTGCTGACCGTACGCATCGCGCAGCCACTGCCACTTGAAGTACAACCAGTACATCCCGATCTGCGCCGACAACGGCGCCTGGCGGTCGAGCACCGACGGCTTCTGATACTGCTTGCGGTTGATGTTGTCTTCCAGGCGCTGCACGGTGAGCCCGCTGAACGTGCACGACCACTCGAAGTGCGTAAGGCACCCGGTCGGCTCGCCCTCGTTGATCGTCGGGAAATGCGCCGCGCGGATCGGCTCGTACGCGAAGGGCGTCAAGCCTAACACAAGCACGGCGATCGCGAGAAGCACCAGCCGCCATCGCAGCAGCGTCTGCGGACGGCGCACCAGCACCGCAATGCCCACCGCCGGCAGCGGCAGGAATCCGGCGGGGTGATTCGCGTAGCCGAGCCCGAGGAGAAACGCCACGAGCAACAGCCACCGGTCGGCGCGCGGATCGTCCGGATTCTCGCACCAGCACACCATGAGCCACGAAATGACCGCCAGCCCGATGAGCGAGATGGTGTACACCTTCTCGTTTACCACCGACTGGTTCCAGACCGTGAACGCCGTCGCGCCGACCAACACCGCCACGGCGGCGCCGGTGATGCGCTGCCAGCGCTGCGTCACCCAGCGCCACAACACGCGCTCGGTGATCAGAAACCAGAATCCGGCCGCGGCGGCGCTGGCCAGCGCGGCCATGACGTTGATCCGCTGCGCATAGGTCACCGGAATCGGCAGCAGCCCGAAGAAGTGGCCTAACAGAACGAAGACGGGATTGCCCGGCGGATGCGGGAGGCCGAGCACCTTGGCCGAGGCGATGTATTCGCTCGTGTCCCACATCGCGGTGGACGGCGCGAGCGTTACCAGGTACAGCACGAACGTGAGGGCTGCCGCAATGGTCGCGGCGAGATACGACGGCTTGTAGTCGCTTGTCGCGGCGGTTCGGATGGGCATCGAGGATGGCGAGAGAATGGAGCGGCGCGAGATCGTCAGGTGGAGTCGCGGTGCGACGATGCGGCAGATGGGGGCGGCGCCTCCGGACGGTCGGCCGCGCGCGGCGCGCTGACCCACCGCGTCCCGTCGACGAGGAAGGCGAATCGGACGTCGTCGCGCCGCAGCGGCACCACGGCCGCCCACCGTTCTGCGTTAGGCGCCGGGCTCCGCGACAACGGCGTGCGCGTGGTGCTCCACGCGTTGAAGTCGCCGGCCAGCACCACCCGCGACGCGCCGCGCGCCCGCAGCGCGAACCGCACCAGATCGAACGTGTCGTGCAGCGCCGGATCGATGGAATCGCCAATGTACGTCGCGCTCGCCTCCAGCGGCTCGGGCAGCGACGACTGCCACATCGTCCGCGCGGAGCTCGCGAGAATCGCCACGCCGGCCGCGCTCGCCGCGAGCGCCAGGCCGAGCGTCCGCAGCCGCGCGGCCCGCGTGATGCGCGCACGCCGCGCGTTGGCCTGGGCCGCGCCGCGCACCAGCGCCATGATGCGCTCCACGTGGTCGGGCCGTGCGGCGATCGGCTCGCGCAGCGCCGACTGCATCCAGCGCGGCAGCTCGTCGCGGTCGTTAGGCATGGATCGACTCCCCGAGCAGCGCCCGCATCCGCGCGCACGCGCGCTTCACGCGCATCTTGAGCGCCGACACACCGACGCCGGTCGCCGCCGCCATTTCCTCGTACGACAAATCGGCGCTGAAGCGCAGGAGCACCGCTTCACGTTGCACCGGATGCAGCCGCGCCAGCGCCGTGCGCAGCATCGCGTCGCGCTCCGCCCACTCCGCCGCGTCCTCATCCCACGATCCCAGCTCGATGCCTGCATCCGCGAGCTGCGCTTCGCCGCGCCGCCGCCGCGCCAACGTGGTGCGGCATTGGTTCACGAGAATGCGAAACAGCCACCCGGTGAACCGCTCTCGCTCCTGATATCGGCCGAGATGCCGATACGCGCGCAGGAACGTCTCCTGTGTCGCATCTTCCGCATCCTCGCGCGAGCCGAGCACGTGCGTAGCCAATCGCAAGCACGCCGCGTGGTGACGGGACACGAGGATCGCAAAAGCCTCGGTGTCACCGTCCAACACGCGACGCACGATGGCAGAGTCGGATGCGGTCATGCCGGAATAACTTCGGGTCGCGCGATTTCGTCACCGGCCCGAACCGGTCCGCGTATCGCGCCTGGAGGAGAGGAACCGCGGAACGCTAATGACGGACGGCCGGTCCGGTAAGCCCCTCGTCACAATGTGGTTCGGCGTCGCCGCGAGACTGGTGTCGATCGGCGCCACGAGGAAGATTAACGGAAGAACCTTTCTGCGCGACCATTTCGACTCGCCACCCGAACGGGAGACGTGCGTTTTCGCTGCGTGATCTTCGACTGCGACTCCACGCTCTGCGCCATCGAAGGCATCCAGGTGCTGGGCGCCGCGCATCACCAGGAGATCGCGCGCCTTACGGCGTCCGCCATGCAGGGACAGATCGCGCTCGAGCAGGTATACGCACATCGCCTGGCGCTGGCGCAGCCGGCGCGCCGCGACCTCGAGGCGCTGGCGGACCGGTACGTCGCGACGCTCGTGCCGGACGCGCGTGAGGTAGTGCGCGCGCTGCACGCCGAGGGCATCGAGGTCCGCATCCTCTCCGGGGGCCTTCGTCCTGCCGTGCTCGCCGTCGCGCGTGCGTTGGGCGTACCGGACGACCGTGTCGCGGCGGTGGATCTTCGCTTCGGCGATGACGGATCGTACTGCGGCTTCGATGAGGCATCGCCGCTCGCGCGCTCGGGCGGCAAACGGGCGGTCATTGTCGGGTGGGACCCGCCGGCACCGCGTCCGTCGATGTTGGTGGGCGATGGCGCGACCGATCTCGAGGCCCGTCCGGCGGTGGATGCGTTCATCGCCTTCGCGGGCGTCGTTAGGCGAAGCGACGTGGTCGACCGGGCCGACCTCGTCATCGACGGACCGTCGCTCGCGCCGGTGGTTCCGCTGGCGTTAGGCGGCGTGCCCCCGCGTTCCCCACTGGCGCGCGCCGTGTTCGACCGCGGCGCCGCACTCCTGGCCGGTCAGACGCTCGAGGAGAGCACACCATGACGCACGCCACACTCGACCGTGAAGAACGCATCGTCGTCACGCGTCCGCGATTCGGACGCTTCTTCCTGCCCGGCCCGACGGAAGTGCGCGCCGAGGTTCTGGAGGCGCAGCTGCGCCCGATGATCGGCCATCGCGGCAAGCCGATGGAGCAGTTGATCGCCGAGATGCAGCCGGCGCTGCGCGACGTATTCCGAACGTCGCGCCCGGTGGTCATCGCGACGTCGTCGGCCACCGGGCTCATGGAAGCCGCGGTGCGCAACGGCGCGCGGCGCCGGGTGCTGTCGCTGGTGAACGGGGCCTTCAGCGAGCGCTTCTATCAGATCGCGCTCGCCTGCGGCCTCGAGGCCGACGCGCTGCGGGTCCCGTTAGGCGAGGCGCATGACCCGGACCGCGTGGCCGCGGCGCTCCGCGGCGGGTCGTACGACGCGGTCAGCGTCGTGCACTCCGAAACGGCGACCGGCGTGCTCAATCCGATTGCCGAGATCGCCCGCGTCGTGCACGAGGCCGGCGACGTCGTGGTGCTGGTCGACAGCGTCACGGGCATCGCGGGCGCCCCGGTGGAGACCGACGGTTGGGCGCTCGACATGGTGCTCACCGGCTCGCAGAAAGCCCTGGCGCTGCCGCCCGGTCTTGCGTTA is a genomic window of Gemmatimonadaceae bacterium containing:
- a CDS encoding DUF2723 domain-containing protein, which codes for MPIRTAATSDYKPSYLAATIAAALTFVLYLVTLAPSTAMWDTSEYIASAKVLGLPHPPGNPVFVLLGHFFGLLPIPVTYAQRINVMAALASAAAAGFWFLITERVLWRWVTQRWQRITGAAVAVLVGATAFTVWNQSVVNEKVYTISLIGLAVISWLMVCWCENPDDPRADRWLLLVAFLLGLGYANHPAGFLPLPAVGIAVLVRRPQTLLRWRLVLLAIAVLVLGLTPFAYEPIRAAHFPTINEGEPTGCLTHFEWSCTFSGLTVQRLEDNINRKQYQKPSVLDRQAPLSAQIGMYWLYFKWQWLRDAYGQHDRLQNGLAALFLVLGLAGAWAHWKHDPESFWYFAVFSFTVSLALVYYMNFKYSFSQAPQLGNTVAREPRDRDYFYLWSFSSYSVWVALGLMYLWESLATMVAGAKAAAAAILPRRAWLATCPVLAIAFIPLVGNWRDAPRSGQMFTRDWAVDMLNSVEPYAIIVTNGDNDTFPLWYAQEVEGVRQDVIVAVATYLGTDWFVRQIIRRPIRPYDAATGPARFRGKSWPVPSGPPLHMTFAQADSIPPVLTLREPQIFKAGDITARIPAGYLTRDQLVVLRMIRDTYPERPIYFSSSEYGDALGLEPYMLTQGLVTKLVPAPITATADTFRISGGYFDEKTTEALWDSVYLAPKALITQDGWVDRSSVGIAYHYAIIGSIIFQAMQEHGDSTAAKTVAATVDAMARSARLMRDAGQGSSDQ
- a CDS encoding sigma-70 family RNA polymerase sigma factor, with the protein product MTASDSAIVRRVLDGDTEAFAILVSRHHAACLRLATHVLGSREDAEDATQETFLRAYRHLGRYQERERFTGWLFRILVNQCRTTLARRRRGEAQLADAGIELGSWDEDAAEWAERDAMLRTALARLHPVQREAVLLRFSADLSYEEMAAATGVGVSALKMRVKRACARMRALLGESIHA
- a CDS encoding HAD-IB family phosphatase, whose product is MRFRCVIFDCDSTLCAIEGIQVLGAAHHQEIARLTASAMQGQIALEQVYAHRLALAQPARRDLEALADRYVATLVPDAREVVRALHAEGIEVRILSGGLRPAVLAVARALGVPDDRVAAVDLRFGDDGSYCGFDEASPLARSGGKRAVIVGWDPPAPRPSMLVGDGATDLEARPAVDAFIAFAGVVRRSDVVDRADLVIDGPSLAPVVPLALGGVPPRSPLARAVFDRGAALLAGQTLEESTP
- a CDS encoding alanine--glyoxylate aminotransferase family protein, whose translation is MTHATLDREERIVVTRPRFGRFFLPGPTEVRAEVLEAQLRPMIGHRGKPMEQLIAEMQPALRDVFRTSRPVVIATSSATGLMEAAVRNGARRRVLSLVNGAFSERFYQIALACGLEADALRVPLGEAHDPDRVAAALRGGSYDAVSVVHSETATGVLNPIAEIARVVHEAGDVVVLVDSVTGIAGAPVETDGWALDMVLTGSQKALALPPGLALGVANDAVLARAREARGRGIYFDLVEFEKYLAKHQTPNTPALSLFYALEVQLRHIAAEGIEARWARHAAMAARCWQWADDMTQHGIPVGVLAPPGFRSPTVTCLTLPPGTTGPAVATAMAARGWTIGAGYGELKDATIRIGHMGDHTVAELDALLAQLAEVLA